A DNA window from Fusarium fujikuroi IMI 58289 draft genome, chromosome FFUJ_chr11 contains the following coding sequences:
- a CDS encoding related to nitric-oxide synthase, salivary gland — translation MSISSCPVSGSVGGECPVGGGSSRSGQTRRGCAFSAAAQPGDLHAAFDIPRGVDTEEWLRARERKTINELLYADYPSREEVDSVKSQQELDAMNASDHDLLAIALGAPARQVLQRAQEIGPQTGWRDGYLSVEHGFCPPDYEEPIAALARSPGRIWSDLCERMPGCCARGRVREAVAALPLVKGTEENIPDQALWGAVVALGMLCSIYRFEDKHDGKDGLAITEGVTTKPQCPMGDDLCEELEGIPLCIALPYYQVSRRMGRTLPHLSFPDQASYNLKIRDVKSNTPYLARFDNTDLRWPMFGERAEVAFLKGCADTSASFQHGPDAIAACQEHVMTGNIEGLLHEMIRLKEILERMPNAFHSISPNPNAGDNYVSADKWVRWGLFSSPLSRRVPAASGLQFPPYLVMDAFLGRKTHASFLGVEALHLRAWLPSNHRAFIAAIQYHYSIPEFVQRSGDPRLMGVLEGIVEAYAGERGFMGVHRYKVFGILEVAAKTGRTATNGLSGAADATRPWEETHRQFSDAMKERLEPFRGKLAMEPHSMRGTFEECRYMAKIASCSSIDQDASRSTAMVTLDIRDTGITFAPGDRVAVMPLNSWEECAKMVAALGLDQHVREPVDTTGTWSRFEHHLSTVTRTAHRQLTVIDILRRGHLAPITKELTVKVHELLHASSNTVLQVLATEEWPVRGSLGDLLQKAVLDTPSHIWNRAFNLQDLSWLSDLVQLEVPRTYSISSHSNDLLPGTVDLTISRAEYELSPIFSHGQTVTRAGVASGFFNPRPLSPENSLLYEVLIGVSRPVAFQLPIDKMVPCAFFAGGSGIAPFRSFWQHRLATSGLSGGRNLLYLGVQSREKFCYEAELRELVNMGFMEVHLAFSRDRHGLAYDSAARDLVEKPTPPRYIDSLIVEQGNTICDMVMSKKQGGLGGHLYVCGSVSVFDSVMSGIRKAMYNYRTATMETVDLIINKAFAERRFMLDVFMSPKALPCNLPTISLSSLALHTGHRQESRMWIAVHGSVYDVTDFCPMHPGGTLIIKSNAGVDCTKSFDNLAHTNNPEVSSLLTRYFIGHLAPKPDYRDSDVSTLHDLWASYLRVTVETLVAHQFEMNDIMGESIDSPSAYDPNGISNIWLREGLPNTIAIRTFYDYQNRLLQGGFAALFGSKLEELVLRLSFNFANSGGPGAASKLPDILGTIARAKSGSDAVRSAKEISALGDFVCDPSSELRFQERGVLDFTAKCVHLDIELLEDLRQEACNGMDAFESIATVLDSFDGSNSDSTPVAALSSFLLQTLERMAHRLAMFYTQLARLSVYQPELEHNPARTRWAFVRRCIRDGTFFVMTRSRSSEAPLNGQSESYYINAKSLEKTTFDDILSQIKHVITSSTVESPTTAVQLATVNDVHLERVNTLGKDGAVASSASRLNVGAVESMGNFMKKNEKAIRRLSSMPNQLQLEDLQKAITMNEKPDLQKSESLATMDASPSRFKPLELKIALELDPNALLACKDQMITARMRIMGGYEMMSCSASRLSAPVKCTSISSISFEEANELVVANPQPLMERLKSIPDDESVPSSASCTTTQSRRSSFSGSSVTGSVAESFAPTPRSRPYETSMALKLKLEGLNRRSRGESVSSRQSFISASSAIDLRRNRSVSSNRSASKRMSIDPGHSREQSAGRLLAFKLGALAGERRSFIPPTW, via the exons ATGTCGATTTCGTCTTGTCCGGTGTCGGGGTCAGTGGGGGGAGAGTGTCCAGTCGGTGGTGGTTCTTCGAGATCGGGGCAGACGCGACGAGGCTGTGCGTTTTCGGCGGCGGCGCAACCTGGGGATCTTCATGCTGCATTTGAT ATTCCGCGGGGGGTCGATACAGAAGAATGGCTTCGCGCAAG AGAACGAAAGACGATCAACGAACTCCTCTACGCCGACTATCCCTCCCGCGAAGAGGTCGACTCCGTCAAGAGCCAACAAGAACTCGATGCCATGAACGCTAGCGACCACGATCTCCTCGCCATCGCCCTCGGCGCACCAGCACGACAAGTTCTCCAGCGCGCCCAGGAAATCGGTCCCCAGACAGGATGGCGCGATGGCTACCTCAGCGTCGAGCACGGCTTCTGCCCACCAGATTACGAAGAACCCATCGCTGCGCTTGCGAGATCCCCGGGTCGTATTTGGTCTGATCTCTGTGAGCGCATGCCGGGATGTTGCGCTCGAGGAAGAGTGCGAGAAGCAGTCGCTGCGCTGCCGCTTGTTAAAGGCACGGAGGAAAACATTCCTGATCAAGCACTTTGGGGCGCCGTGGTAGCGCTCGGTATGCTTTGTTCCATTTACCGATTTGAGGATAAGCATGATGGAAAGGATGGACTTGCTATCACAGAAGGCGTGACAACGAAGCCGCAATGTCCGATGGGCGATGATCTTTGCGAAGAGCTCGAGGGTATCCCTCTATGCATCGCTCTTCCATACTATCAGGTCTCGCGAAGAATGGGAAGAACCCTGCCCCACCTCTCTTTTCCCGACCAAGCTTCctacaacctcaagatcagAGATGTCAAGTCCAACACCCCATATCTTGCGCGCTTCGACAACACTGATCTTCGATGGCCCATGTTCGGCGAGAGGGCCGAGGTCGCATTTCTGAAAGGATGTGCCGATACCTCTG CCTCATTCCAACATGGCCCCGATGCCATCGCCGCCTGTCAAGAACACGTCATGACCGGCAATATCGAAGGTCTTCTCCACGAAATGATCCGCTTGAAAGAGATTCTCGAACGAATGCCCAACGCCTTCCACAGCATATCGCCCAATCCAAACGCAGGCGACAACTACGTATCGGCCGACAAATGGGTTCGATGGGGACTCTTCTCATCGCCCTTGTCTAGGCGGGTCCCCGCTGCTTCGGGTCTGCAGTTCCCTCCGTATTTGGTGATGGATGCCTTCTTGGGCCGAAAGAC ACACGCATCCTTCCTTGGCGTCGAAGCCCTCCATCTTCGAGCATGGCTCCCCTCCAACCACCGCGCCTTCATCGCCGCAATCCAATATCACTACTCCATCCCCGAATTTGTCCAACGGTCCGGTGACCCACGTCTAATGGGTGTTCTAGAGGGCATCGTCGAAGCCTACGCTGGCGAGCGCGGTTTCATGGGCGTCCATCGCTACAAAGTCTTTGGTATCCTCGAAGTCGCAGCCAAGACAGGACGAACAGCCACCAACGGTCTTTCTGGTGCGGCAGATGCGACAAGGCCTTGGGAGGAAACACATCGTCAGTTCTCAGATGCTATGAAGGAGCGTCTTGAGCCTTTCCGGGGCAAGCTTGCCATGGAACCGCATTCGATGAGGGGGACTTTTGAGGAGTGTCGGTATATGGCTAAGATCGCGAGCTGCTCTTCCATTGATCAGGATGCAAGCCGGTCAACTGCCATGGTCACCCTGGATATCCGGGATACCGGTATCACTTTTGCGCCTGGAGATCGTGTGGCTGTCATGCCTCTCAACAGTTGGGAGGAGTGCGCCAAGATGGTTGCTGCTCTGGGCCTCGATCAACACGTTAGGGAACCAGTCGACACTACAGGGACTTGGTCGCGATTTGAACACCACCTCTCTACAGTTACGAGAACCGCACACAGACAACTCACCGTCATCGATATCCTCCGTCGAGGTCACCTCGCTCCAATCACGAAGGAGCTTACCGTGAAAGTCCATGAGCTCCTTCACGCTTCGTCCAACACTGTGCTCCAAGTTCTCGCTACAGAGGAGTGGCCCGTCCGTGGATCCTTGGGCGATCTTCTTCAAAAGGCCGTTCTCGATACACCAAGCCATATTTGGAACAGGGCTTTCAATCTCCAAGACCTCAGCTGGTTGTCCGACCTCGTTCAGCTTGAAGTCCCCCGGACATACTCAATCTCTAGTCACAGCAACGACCTGCTCCCTGGCACCGTCGACCTTACGATCTCCCGCGCCGAGTACGAGCTCTCACCTATATTCTCGCATGGACAGACTGTCACAAGAGCCGGTGTCGCAAgtggcttcttcaaccctCGTCCCTTATCCCCAGAGAATAGCCTCTTGTACGAAGTCCTGATCGGAGTTTCTCGACCGGTCGCCTTCCAACTTCCCATCGATAAAATGGTTCCCTGCGCTTTCTTTGCCGGAGGTAGTGGCATCGCTCCCTTCCGCAGCTTCTGGCAACATCGGCTAGCGACATCAGGCCTGTCAGGTGGGCGCAACCTTCTGTACCTAGGAGTCCAATCTCGTGAGAAGTTCTGCTACGAGGCTGAGCTGCGGGAGCTTGTCAACATGGGCTTCATGGAGGTCCATCTGGCATTTTCCAGGGATCGTCATGGTTTGGCATATGATAGTGCCGCTCGGGATCTTGTAGAGAAGCCGACACCTCCTCGATACATCGACAGCCTCATCGTCGAGCAGGGCAACACGATCTGCGACATGGTCATGTCAAAGAAGCAGGGTGGTTTGGGTGGTCACTTGTACGTTTGTGGCTCGGTGTCTGTCTTTGACTCGGTCATGAGCGGTATCCGAAAGGCAATGTACAACTACCGCACAGCAACCATGGAGACCGTCGATTTGATCATCAACAAGGCTTTTGCAGAGCGTCGCTTCATGCTAGACGTCTTCATGTCTCCCAAGGCCCTCCCCTGCAATCTTCCCACTATCTCCCTTTCCAGCCTCGCTCTGCACACTGGCCATCGCCAAGAGTCACGAATGTGGATCGCTGTTCACGGAAGTGTTTACGACGTCACCGACTTCTGTCCCATGCACCCTGGTGgaaccctcatcatcaagtccAATGCAGGTGTCGACTGCACCAAGTCCTTCGATAACCTTGCACATACCAACAACCCCGAGGTATCGAGTCTCCTTACTCGGTACTTCATTGGTCATCTGGCTCCCAAGCCCGACTATCGTGATAGCGACGTTTCTACACTTCATGATCTTTGGGCTTCGTACTTGAGGGTCACCGTTGAGACGCTTGTGGCTCATCAGTTTGAGATGAACGACATCATGGGGGAGTCAATTGACTCTCCCTCTGCGTATGATCCCAACGGTATCAGCAACATCTGGCTCCGCGAAGGTCTTCCAAACACGATCGCCATTCGAACCTTCTATGATTACCAGAATCGCTTGCTACAAGGTGGCTTCGCTGCTCTGTTTGGATCCAAGTTGGAAGAACTGGTCCTTCGCCTCTCGTTCAACTTCGCCAACTCCGGGGGACCAGGTGCCGCTTCCAAACTACCAGACATTCTGGGTACCATCGCCCGCGCCAAGTCTGGTAGTGACGCAGTCCGTAGCGCGAAAGAGATCAGTGCTCTTGGGGATTTCGTTTGCGACCCGTCTTCCGAGCTGCGCTTCCAAGAGCGAGGAGTCCTCGATTTCACAGCGAAATGCGTACACCTTGATATTGAGCTCTTGGAAGATCTTCGACAAGAGGCCTGCAACGGCATGGACGCTTTCGAGAGCATCGCGACTGTCCTCGATTCTTTCGATGGGTCGAACTCGGACTCTACACCAGTGGCTGCCTTGTCGTCGTTCCTTTTGCAAACACTCGAGAGGATGGCACATCGACTGGCCATGTTTTACACTCAGTTGGCACGTCTCTCTGTGTATCAACCTGAGCTCGAGCATAATCCAGCCCGGACCCGATGGGCTTTTGTCAGGCGATGCATCCGTGATGGTACCTTCTTTGTCATGACCCGATCGCGGAGCAGTGAGGCCCCGTTGAACGGCCAATCTGAGTCGTACTACATCAATGCGAAGTCTTTGGAGAAGACAACCTTTGACGACATCCTCTCGCAGATCAAGCATGTGATCACTTCCTCGACTGTGGAGTCACCAACGACAGCCGTCCAACTAGCCACTGTCAATGATGTTCACCTTGAGAGAGTCAACACCCTCGGCAAGGACGGCGCAGTCGCATCATCTGCGTCGCGACTGAACGTGGGGGCAGTTGAGAGCATGGGAAActtcatgaagaagaacgaaAAAGCCATTCGCCGATTGAGTAGTATGCCAAATCAACTACAGCTGGAGGATCTTCAAAAGGCTATCACGATGAACGAAAAGCCAGATCTCCAGAAATCCGAGAGCTTAGCCACAATGGACGCGAGCCCCAGTCGTTTCAAGCCACTAGAACTTAAGATAGCCCTTGAGTTGGACCCTAACGCGCTGCTTGCCTGCAAGGACCAGATGATCACTGCACGTATGAGAATTATGGGTGGTTATGAGATGATGTCTTGCTCAGCTTCTCGGTTGAGTGCTCCAGTGAAGTGCACCTCAATCAGCTCTATCTCTTTTGAGGAAGCCAACGAATTGGTTGTCGCCAACCCTCAACCACTCATGGAACGGTTAAAGTCCATCCCAGACGATGAGAGTGTcccatcttcagcatcgtgCACAACTACCCAATCTCGTCGTAGCTCATTCAGTGGTAGCTCTGTCACAGGCTCCGTCGCTGAATCCTTCGCCCCAACGCCCCGATCTCGACCATATGAGACTAGCATGGCTTTaaagctcaagctcgaggGCCTGAATCGTCGGTCGCGTGGGGAGTCTGTTTCGTCCCGACAGAGCTTCATCTCGGCTTCGAGCGCCATAGATCTTAGAAGGAATAGGTCCGTGTCGAGCAACAGGAGTGCATCGAAGAGGATGTCTATCGATCCTGGCCATTCCAGGGAACAGTCGGCTGGCAGGCTGTTGGCGTTCAAGCTGGGAGCTTTGGCGGGTGAGAGGCGGTCTTTTATCCCACCTACATGGTAG